A single Choristoneura fumiferana chromosome 9, NRCan_CFum_1, whole genome shotgun sequence DNA region contains:
- the LOC141430993 gene encoding GPI transamidase component PIG-S-like isoform X1, with translation MTKDIKPEVEESSRMWASASFVGVLIVIGVPLWWSTTEVYRVSLPYKKIYDLTSLPVAIATNLVVLANDDATADEIVKFLETSFQDSIVIKLKISKRVLSDSLRHTLESVADEVEAVEEVTAAVGAVAPNTLLCVQRTPLYKQVWLGTDRVVFFRDATAGIPLVDVLSEWIYQTLVLASAVTNDDTLRMRYPPAAGYHIMLSIAVPDADRGLQFPAKEAMEDYVGSFVDELSGIHNFTLKSQWLYMMDFDFEATEILEHKTLGRHFAVPEENLYMLLTQLEKRTATQVSLWRTVNLVLYAVPCRIAPLIIYTEEGDTGGPLQSFVSPEWGSVVLPSPTAEECAAGAPSRPDVHLHMTTFVTQLRPLLGIMEPREKNGATMLSSRSVTPRRWEVDALMRLRLQEQLASGKLALQSLADLLAEISNIVINDEVGSSINAAVEGIYEATELMSQGHLEEAYRVSQKAFLAAEAAFADPSLLALLYFPDDQKYAIYIPLFLPIMFPVVLSLKNLFLWVRGKPLHKEKAD, from the exons AGTCGAGTCGGATGTGGGCGAGCGCGTCATTTGTCGGCGTGCTCATCGTCATCGGTGTACCTTTGTGGTGGAGTACCACGGAAGTCTACAG AGTGTCGTTGCCGTACAAGAAGATCTATGATTTGACCTCGTTGCCAGTCGCCATCGCCACCAACTTGGTGGTGCTGGCAAACGATGACGCCACCGCTGATGAGATCGTCAAATTTCTTGAAACGTCATTCCAAGACTCAA TTGTGATCAAGCTCAAAATAAGCAAACGCGTGTTGTCCGATTCCCTCCGGCACACGCTGGAGTCGGTCGCGGACGAGGTGGAAGCGGTCGAGGAGGTGACCGCGGCCGTCGGCGCGGTCGCTCCCAACACGCTGCTGTGCGTGCAGCGGACGCCGCTCTACAAGCAAGTGTGGCTCGGCACGGACCGTGTCGTGTTCTTCAGAGACGCAACAG CGGGCATACCACTGGTCGATGTGCTCTCCGAGTGGATATACCAGACGTTAGTGCTGGCCAGCGCGGTCACTAACGACGACACTCTGCGCATGCGCTACCCGCCGGCAGCCGGGTATCACATCATGCTGTCCATTGCTGTTCCGGATGCAGATCGCGGGCTCCAGTTCCCGGCGAAGGAGGCTATGGAGG ACTACGTCGGATCGTTCGTGGACGAGTTGAGTGGTATACACAACTTCACGCTCAAGTCGCAGTGGCTCTACATGATGGATTTCGACTTCGAAGCGACAGAG atattaGAGCACAAAACCCTGGGGCGTCATTTCGCGGTGCCAGAAGAAAACTTGTACATGCTCCTGACGCAGTTGGAGAAACGGACGGCAACACAGGTGTCGCTGTGGCGAACCGTCAATCTGGTGCTGTATGCTGTGCCCTGCAGAATCGCTCCACTTATTATTTACACCGAAG AGGGGGATACCGGCGGGCCGCTGCAGAGCTTCGTGTCCCCCGAGTGGGGGAGCGTGGTGCTGCCCAGCCCGACCGCGGAGGAGTGCGCCGCCGGCGCTCCCAGCAGACCCGACGTACACCTCCACATGACTACCTTCGTGACCCAACTgcgcccactgctgggcatcaTGGAACCG AGGGAAAAGAATGGCGCCACGATGCTGTCGTCGCGGTCAGTGACCCCGCGCCGCTGGGAGGTGGACGCGCTCATGCGCCTGCGCCTACAGGAGCAGCTGGCTTCTGGGAAACTCGCGCTGCAGTCGCTCGCTGACCTGCTAG CTGAAATATCCAACATTGTTATCAACGACGAAGTCGGCTCGTCCATCAACGCGGCAGTAGAAGGCATATACGAGGCGACGGAGCTCATGTCCCAGGGTCACCTAGAGGAGGCCTATAGGGTCTCGCAGAAGGCTTTCCTGGCTGCCGAGGCGGCTTTCGCTGATCCCAGTTTGCTCGCGCTGCTGTACTTCCCCGACGATCAGAA
- the LOC141430993 gene encoding GPI transamidase component PIG-S-like isoform X3, with protein sequence MQESSRMWASASFVGVLIVIGVPLWWSTTEVYRVSLPYKKIYDLTSLPVAIATNLVVLANDDATADEIVKFLETSFQDSIVIKLKISKRVLSDSLRHTLESVADEVEAVEEVTAAVGAVAPNTLLCVQRTPLYKQVWLGTDRVVFFRDATAGIPLVDVLSEWIYQTLVLASAVTNDDTLRMRYPPAAGYHIMLSIAVPDADRGLQFPAKEAMEDYVGSFVDELSGIHNFTLKSQWLYMMDFDFEATEILEHKTLGRHFAVPEENLYMLLTQLEKRTATQVSLWRTVNLVLYAVPCRIAPLIIYTEEGDTGGPLQSFVSPEWGSVVLPSPTAEECAAGAPSRPDVHLHMTTFVTQLRPLLGIMEPREKNGATMLSSRSVTPRRWEVDALMRLRLQEQLASGKLALQSLADLLAEISNIVINDEVGSSINAAVEGIYEATELMSQGHLEEAYRVSQKAFLAAEAAFADPSLLALLYFPDDQKYAIYIPLFLPIMFPVVLSLKNLFLWVRGKPLHKEKAD encoded by the exons AGTCGAGTCGGATGTGGGCGAGCGCGTCATTTGTCGGCGTGCTCATCGTCATCGGTGTACCTTTGTGGTGGAGTACCACGGAAGTCTACAG AGTGTCGTTGCCGTACAAGAAGATCTATGATTTGACCTCGTTGCCAGTCGCCATCGCCACCAACTTGGTGGTGCTGGCAAACGATGACGCCACCGCTGATGAGATCGTCAAATTTCTTGAAACGTCATTCCAAGACTCAA TTGTGATCAAGCTCAAAATAAGCAAACGCGTGTTGTCCGATTCCCTCCGGCACACGCTGGAGTCGGTCGCGGACGAGGTGGAAGCGGTCGAGGAGGTGACCGCGGCCGTCGGCGCGGTCGCTCCCAACACGCTGCTGTGCGTGCAGCGGACGCCGCTCTACAAGCAAGTGTGGCTCGGCACGGACCGTGTCGTGTTCTTCAGAGACGCAACAG CGGGCATACCACTGGTCGATGTGCTCTCCGAGTGGATATACCAGACGTTAGTGCTGGCCAGCGCGGTCACTAACGACGACACTCTGCGCATGCGCTACCCGCCGGCAGCCGGGTATCACATCATGCTGTCCATTGCTGTTCCGGATGCAGATCGCGGGCTCCAGTTCCCGGCGAAGGAGGCTATGGAGG ACTACGTCGGATCGTTCGTGGACGAGTTGAGTGGTATACACAACTTCACGCTCAAGTCGCAGTGGCTCTACATGATGGATTTCGACTTCGAAGCGACAGAG atattaGAGCACAAAACCCTGGGGCGTCATTTCGCGGTGCCAGAAGAAAACTTGTACATGCTCCTGACGCAGTTGGAGAAACGGACGGCAACACAGGTGTCGCTGTGGCGAACCGTCAATCTGGTGCTGTATGCTGTGCCCTGCAGAATCGCTCCACTTATTATTTACACCGAAG AGGGGGATACCGGCGGGCCGCTGCAGAGCTTCGTGTCCCCCGAGTGGGGGAGCGTGGTGCTGCCCAGCCCGACCGCGGAGGAGTGCGCCGCCGGCGCTCCCAGCAGACCCGACGTACACCTCCACATGACTACCTTCGTGACCCAACTgcgcccactgctgggcatcaTGGAACCG AGGGAAAAGAATGGCGCCACGATGCTGTCGTCGCGGTCAGTGACCCCGCGCCGCTGGGAGGTGGACGCGCTCATGCGCCTGCGCCTACAGGAGCAGCTGGCTTCTGGGAAACTCGCGCTGCAGTCGCTCGCTGACCTGCTAG CTGAAATATCCAACATTGTTATCAACGACGAAGTCGGCTCGTCCATCAACGCGGCAGTAGAAGGCATATACGAGGCGACGGAGCTCATGTCCCAGGGTCACCTAGAGGAGGCCTATAGGGTCTCGCAGAAGGCTTTCCTGGCTGCCGAGGCGGCTTTCGCTGATCCCAGTTTGCTCGCGCTGCTGTACTTCCCCGACGATCAGAA
- the LOC141430993 gene encoding GPI transamidase component PIG-S-like isoform X2: MATESSRMWASASFVGVLIVIGVPLWWSTTEVYRVSLPYKKIYDLTSLPVAIATNLVVLANDDATADEIVKFLETSFQDSIVIKLKISKRVLSDSLRHTLESVADEVEAVEEVTAAVGAVAPNTLLCVQRTPLYKQVWLGTDRVVFFRDATAGIPLVDVLSEWIYQTLVLASAVTNDDTLRMRYPPAAGYHIMLSIAVPDADRGLQFPAKEAMEDYVGSFVDELSGIHNFTLKSQWLYMMDFDFEATEILEHKTLGRHFAVPEENLYMLLTQLEKRTATQVSLWRTVNLVLYAVPCRIAPLIIYTEEGDTGGPLQSFVSPEWGSVVLPSPTAEECAAGAPSRPDVHLHMTTFVTQLRPLLGIMEPREKNGATMLSSRSVTPRRWEVDALMRLRLQEQLASGKLALQSLADLLAEISNIVINDEVGSSINAAVEGIYEATELMSQGHLEEAYRVSQKAFLAAEAAFADPSLLALLYFPDDQKYAIYIPLFLPIMFPVVLSLKNLFLWVRGKPLHKEKAD, encoded by the exons AGTCGAGTCGGATGTGGGCGAGCGCGTCATTTGTCGGCGTGCTCATCGTCATCGGTGTACCTTTGTGGTGGAGTACCACGGAAGTCTACAG AGTGTCGTTGCCGTACAAGAAGATCTATGATTTGACCTCGTTGCCAGTCGCCATCGCCACCAACTTGGTGGTGCTGGCAAACGATGACGCCACCGCTGATGAGATCGTCAAATTTCTTGAAACGTCATTCCAAGACTCAA TTGTGATCAAGCTCAAAATAAGCAAACGCGTGTTGTCCGATTCCCTCCGGCACACGCTGGAGTCGGTCGCGGACGAGGTGGAAGCGGTCGAGGAGGTGACCGCGGCCGTCGGCGCGGTCGCTCCCAACACGCTGCTGTGCGTGCAGCGGACGCCGCTCTACAAGCAAGTGTGGCTCGGCACGGACCGTGTCGTGTTCTTCAGAGACGCAACAG CGGGCATACCACTGGTCGATGTGCTCTCCGAGTGGATATACCAGACGTTAGTGCTGGCCAGCGCGGTCACTAACGACGACACTCTGCGCATGCGCTACCCGCCGGCAGCCGGGTATCACATCATGCTGTCCATTGCTGTTCCGGATGCAGATCGCGGGCTCCAGTTCCCGGCGAAGGAGGCTATGGAGG ACTACGTCGGATCGTTCGTGGACGAGTTGAGTGGTATACACAACTTCACGCTCAAGTCGCAGTGGCTCTACATGATGGATTTCGACTTCGAAGCGACAGAG atattaGAGCACAAAACCCTGGGGCGTCATTTCGCGGTGCCAGAAGAAAACTTGTACATGCTCCTGACGCAGTTGGAGAAACGGACGGCAACACAGGTGTCGCTGTGGCGAACCGTCAATCTGGTGCTGTATGCTGTGCCCTGCAGAATCGCTCCACTTATTATTTACACCGAAG AGGGGGATACCGGCGGGCCGCTGCAGAGCTTCGTGTCCCCCGAGTGGGGGAGCGTGGTGCTGCCCAGCCCGACCGCGGAGGAGTGCGCCGCCGGCGCTCCCAGCAGACCCGACGTACACCTCCACATGACTACCTTCGTGACCCAACTgcgcccactgctgggcatcaTGGAACCG AGGGAAAAGAATGGCGCCACGATGCTGTCGTCGCGGTCAGTGACCCCGCGCCGCTGGGAGGTGGACGCGCTCATGCGCCTGCGCCTACAGGAGCAGCTGGCTTCTGGGAAACTCGCGCTGCAGTCGCTCGCTGACCTGCTAG CTGAAATATCCAACATTGTTATCAACGACGAAGTCGGCTCGTCCATCAACGCGGCAGTAGAAGGCATATACGAGGCGACGGAGCTCATGTCCCAGGGTCACCTAGAGGAGGCCTATAGGGTCTCGCAGAAGGCTTTCCTGGCTGCCGAGGCGGCTTTCGCTGATCCCAGTTTGCTCGCGCTGCTGTACTTCCCCGACGATCAGAA